DNA from Felis catus isolate Fca126 chromosome B3, F.catus_Fca126_mat1.0, whole genome shotgun sequence:
TAAGAGCACGTGGTAGGGATTCGGCTGAGATTCCACGTCTGATTGCCTGACAACAGGCGAGATGGGTTAGCTATGGCTGGGTGCGCTGGTTCTCATCCCTGGCAGAAGCCCCTGGTGGGAGTGGAGTGGAGGGTGGTATTTAAAGAACTGCTACTGCCAGGGTCCCACCCCAGAGGTTGGTTCCATGGATACGGAGTACAGCCTGGGCACAGGAGGCATAAAAGCTCTCCCAgggattctcaaactttagtatgCGCAGAACACACAGTTTGTTAACACTGACTGCTGGGCTCTACTCCGAGATTTTTACTCAGTCGTTCTGGGATGGGATGCCAGAATTTGCACTTCTAGtcaattcccaggtgatgctgacatGGTCCGCACAAGGACGTTTTACATAGCACTGCCCCACAGTACTTCCGTCAAAGAACTTTATCCTAAATGACAGCAAAACTCGGCAATGAGAATCCCTTCTGTCAAATCTAAACTATTCTCTTTGGTTTCACTTTTCTCTGTGGCCTCATTTCTCTTGCACAAACCTTCCACGTGGCTTTGGGCAGCCTGCCCATCACAGGGTCCTCAGCGTTCCCTCCTTGTGCGCCCAACATCAATTCTGGCTTGGCCTGGCCTCACGTGCTTCCTCAGAACAATCCTGGAGAGGAGACAGGCCGTCCAGCCAGCCAGAGAAGTGTGCACCCCTCTGTGAAAGGACAGCTCTGACTGACAGAGCTAAGCCCACCTGGAGTGGAGGGGCGAAAAGCCAGAACACAAACCCCATAGATGAGAGGAAGGATAAACTGAACATAATGTATCTCGGGTACAGGGGTGAGATCTGAAAGGGACACACAGGGGCTTCGCGGGGACTGTTTCTGAGGCTGCTTAGTAGGGACACAGGGTTTCCTTTAATTATGCCTTTCATACTTTGTTAACTACGCGcacgcatgtgtgtatgtgtgtgcacgtgcgcccACACGATTTTACGCCCAGGATGATTACCCATCAACAGCACAGGCTGGCAACACCAAGGAGAAGATGACTCTTGCATCACCGGATCCTGCTCTATTGGAGGCCAAGAGAGGGATGGCTCAACTTTGCTCAGGTTGGGCTACAGGGTCTCCAAATAGCAGGGGGACAACTAAGGAAATCCTGAGGGCACAATCCCGCCTTTCTCTTTGTATGAAGTTTACACGCCGTCAGTTGTGACATCTCACTAGAAGTGACTGCAAAGGCCGCCGGAGTACATTTCACTCGTGATTCCCCGGACCTTCAGGGATCACGGCTACGGAGAATATCTTCCTTCACCATTTCCATTCTTTCCAAGTTTTATTCCCCAAAACAAGGGTGGAGGGATTGGGGCGTCCGTGACGAGTAATCGTCAATACAAGATCTGAGTGGACAGAGACAGCAAGGACCCAAGCGAGCTGGTGCCATCCTGGTCTCCCACCACACAAGCCAAAACAAGTCAGAGCTTTTGCAGGGTGAAAAGGACAGCACGGACACTGAAATGGCCCCAGGTGAGTTACAAAACCCATGgtccttccttctatttttccttttctttctgttctttttctttcttctcgcGCTCAGCTTtagcttcttcttcttcatgGTTTTTGATCAACTGCTCCACCTCTTTCTGTTTGAGGACTCTGATGACCGTCTTCCCGTTCTCTCTTGTTAGGGTGGCGATTTCCACTGGAAGTGAGCACACGCACTTGTGTTACAGGCGGGCACACTCAGCAAACAAACTCAACAGTCCCAGCTCTTCCCTGGAGCCGAGGCCCCCACTCTCCATGCCGTGTGCTGTGTACGATTCACGGGTACTCTGACAGCAATAAAATACCTCCCATCTTGTGAAGTTCCTATCAACCCTTTCACTTAAGTGTCCCCCCTCTGGCCTATTAGCTGTGACGACCAGATGGAACCATAGCCTCCCTGTTGGAACCTCTGAAGGTGCAGAGAATCTCTAACCAGTGATTATACTCATTTTTCATGGACTTTCGaaacctctttttaaaacaaaggcatGAAAAGCAGTTCCCATGaccacagatgagaaaagtaaacTGATATACCAAAGAAGGAATTTTGAGAGCAGAGGAAATGGAGTACGACCTCCTTGAAATTGGTAGAACTAGACAAAAAGGGGGCAGCCTGCAAGTAAATTGCATTTTCTAAGTAACAAGAGGAGCTAAATTATCCTAAACAGAATCAATACATTAATTCACCATagtttttgaaaaacattactTAGAAATATTGTCTTCTGTGGTTATATGATATAAGCtacataaagtatttaaaattgcaaatatGGCATCACATGAGAGATCAGGAGATTCAAAAGAGCAGAGGATACCACAGCTCCTGCAAGAGTCATCCCTTGGATAAAGCataagatacattaaaaaaaaaaaaaaagcataagataCATATGTATGAATACCTAATCACATGCATGTTCATCATATATATGTACGCACACACAGATATCACCATCAAGAAGCTGGTAAGACAATTATCAACTAAAAGTAGCACAACTCAGATCTCTAACTATGAACACTGAGAACATTCAGGCTCAGGATGTACTGTGGGATTACGGCCCCACAACTTCCCAGTGGTCttgaccttggtcaagtcacttaaCCCCACTAAGCCCTAGTGTCCTCACTTAGGACACAGGTATAAGGCCACCCAATTCGTAAGGTTGAGGTTTCAAAGAACTGTGACAAGGTGGCCTAACACAGGAGCCGCTCAACTGCTTCTCTCACAAAGCGAACCAATCAGAGGAGTGGACATCGATTACCTTTTTCAGCAGAGAGTTTACTCACATCCATGGTCTTATTTAGGACTTTGATAGCTAAAGCAAGTGCTGACTTCAAAgtcatttctccttctttgtaGTCTTGTTTTAACATTGACACAGCTGCCTATAAAACATAATGGAGAATcaacaaagaattttctttaaattctcacATTTTTTAGGAATATGAATTAGTCAGAATAATAATGGCTGAATTATTACGGGCGTTATAAGCAACACACACAATTTCAATGGCAGGAGGGCAGACCCGGAACAGGTGAACAGGGCTGTTGGTGCTGTATGAATGGGATCTTTAGCCAGGACTCCCAGGACCTCCAAGGGACTTGTGATAGAATTCAAAGGATCTGAGAACTAAGACGTGGAAAAAATTACACCTTATTTTCACGACTTCTAACTGAAAATTAGCAtttccaggcacctgggtggctcagctggttaagcgtctgattcttgatttcggctcaggtcttggtctcacagtttgagatcgagccccgcatcgggctgcttgctgacagcacagagcctgcctgggattctccctccctccctccctccttatctgcgcctcccccgtgcatgccctctctctcagaacaataaacttaagaaaaaaaattagcatttccTTCCATTATAAACATAGACAGTAAGTCCCAGTAGTAGCACTACCTGCGACTTCATTAccaatagaaattgaaagtatttGCATATCACATAAGGTTGTGGCAACTATTTTCAAATAGATCATGTTCACTGCTACTTCAAAATTATGGTGGTTATTAGCTCTTTTGCTAGATTTTACAGCAACACAAAAATACTCACAGCACTATTATTTCCAATGCATGTGGCTTTCCATCCTCCGTAATTCCCGCTGGGGTCACTCTGGTAGAGCTGAAAACCGTAGTGCTTATCCCAGCCGATGTAAAGCAGGGACACGCCGAAGGGACGTTTTCCTTtaacagcacaacaaacagcatCTAGATCAGCACTGCTGCTACCTGAGCCCAGCGAGTGGCACTGGCCCTACTCTGGGAAGTTAAGCATTCATAAACTGCTTTGTTTTCTGAACACTGGTGATAAGCTCTGTCCAAACTTCCACTTTTGTTTCCAGGATTCGGACACAGCCAAGAAAGGGAATAAAGAACAGAGGAGCGATGCTGAATTTCATTATTACGTAAAAAgcaatttgtttccatatttgaaAATGGCATCACGGCCTTTCAGTGGTCTATTAGCAAAACATATAACAATCTACATAGTGGAAGCCAATTAGTTCACAAAGCAGGGATGTATGAaaagtgttttcttatttcaatttctttttactaCCTCAAAAAGGTCATTACTCATAAAATGGTTTAACTTTCTGGAACACGACTTCCAAAAAATTCAGTACCTCCAAACTGTGTATAAGCTTGTTTGATATCACAAAGTGCCGTGACCAACTGCTCACAAGGAATTGGCTCCTGATACTGCAACAAATACCTAGAATAAAGAAATTGGCATATTAACAACTTTCCCTAAAACACAAATACACTCTAAGCAAAATACCCTCTGAAAAGAAATCTGTGCCAGAAGGACACTAAGAGTCCATGTAATTTGAAGCAGGGAGGAGAGCATGGTAAGTAACATTTTATAcccttgctttaaaaattttgcaatttatggggcgcctgggtggcgcagtcggttaggcgtccgacttcagccaggtcacgatctcgcggtccgtgagttcgagccccgcgtcgggctctgggctgatggctcagagcctggagcctgtttccgattctgtttctccctctctctctgcccctcccccgttcatgctctgtctctctctgtcccaaaaataaataaaaacgttgaaaaaaaagaaaaaaaaattaaaattaaaaaaaaaaaattttgtaaattttggggcgccagggtggctcagtcaagcatccgacttcagccaggtcatgatctcgcggtccgtgagttcaagccccgcgtcaggctctgggctgatggctcagagcctggagcctgtttccgattctgtgtctccctctctctctgcccctcccccgttcatgctctgtctctctctgtcccaaaaataaattaaaacgttgaaaaaaaagaaaaacaatttaaaatttaaaaaaaatttttttctaatttttggggcgccagggtggctcagtcagtcaagcatccgacttcggctcaggtcatgatctcagcagttcacgggtttgagtcccacatcagattctgcgctgacagagcctggaacctgcctcagattctgtgtctccctctctctctgcccctccccgactcgtgctgtctctctctctcaaaaataaagaaacattaaaaattttttttttgtaattttcagttaATAGATTTTTTAACGTCTTCCACCTTTGCAAATAAGAGTTCTCCTTGCAAACATCAAGACTAATGTACGTACCATCAGTTACGCTATTTATGACCATACCTCTGTGCAATGAGCCTCAGTTCATTAGTCAAAACATTAGCATCAGAAGTTATGCCTGCCACACTGCAAGCCATGTCccttgaggaaaagaaagacattgatgtgtgagcagggaaatgTCTGGGAGGGGTATTCACAAGTACTGAGAAGTGAAGTTCTGTTAGAAATTCACCATGCTGGCTCCACAGCCATTACACTTTCCAACAAAAGCCACTTACGTTTCATCTTTACAGACTTTCAACTGATGTCattcaacataaaaaataaatacgcCCTTAAATTTTTCTACACACGTAGTTACCATCACTGCTCCATGAACAGGGCAAGAGTAACACTAAGAAGCTGAAGTAAATCTCAAGAAGACTCATCCACAAAGACAACAAAGGTTTGGCCAAACAGGAAGACAGGCTAGTTCACACCCTCGGGTAGCAGTGTGCTTTCCTCTAGGCCTGGCTTCATGGAGGTGAAGGAGAGGGGACCGGCGGGAAGGGTATTTTATAAGCCTGCCTAGGAGACCCAGGACTATGCTCACCCTGAGGGTccacttcctttctctgtctccattccCTGAGGTCTGCCCTGACTCTCCTACAGCCTCCACACCCTCGGTCATACCCGGCAAACCTGCAGACAGTGACTCCGCGGAGGGAGAACACTCCTTCGATGAGCGTTATCAGAAAGGCCTTGCACCAGCGATCATCTGGCCCATCACCGAAGGGAAGGTCTGCTCTCTGCCAGCTGCAAAGCCCCGCACACCCAAGTGTACCGGAATCTCACTAATGTACAGGGCTTGGCTAAACTGCTCCCAGACCTCCAGGAGGGCTGCTGTTTGGTAACAGTCCATATAATTCAACAAAACTCCTGAGCAGTCACTCTGAACAACGCTTTGAGGGTGTGCTATAAGCCAGACACTCTGCCAGTTTACTTAGATTTATTTCACTCAACTGCCATAACCACTCTAGTGGGCTGAGACCTAGAGAAGTTAAACATCAGTGTAGGGTCACACAGAGTTTAACCAAAAATGggggcacacgggtggctcagtcagttaaatgcccaACTTCGTCTCAGGACATGATATCActgttcacgggttcaagccccatgtcaggctctgtgttgacagctcagagcctggaacctgcttcggattctgtgcctccctctcctctcactgccccttccccactcacgctctgtctgtctctctctctctcaaaaaataaacaaacgaaaggagaagagaagagaagagaagagaagagaagagaagagaagagaagagaagagaagaataaattaactaattaaccCAAATTTGTGTGACTACCAAGCCTGTGTTCTTATCACTACACAATGTGGTTTCTCCACTAAGGGCTTGGCtctgcatttaaaaagaataacacatCGTCCTGGGCCTCAAGAAGGTTTTAAACaaggtaaattaaaaacaaaaattctgaggTAAAAACAACTGTTCAATTTTACTATGTCACATGGAATGCCTCCCAAAATATGTGCAACGTCACCtaagtgagaaagggagacattttACATTCCCTTCCCGAAGATCTCACTTACTCATTCAGTTTGTaaattttttcagagaaaaaaacttCATCCAGAAGCTTGTGGATGTTGCGTCTCTCTGCAGCAAGCAAAACACCATCGTTGGCTAAAATTCCCAAGCAGGTGCCTGCATGTCCAATAGCCTCCATGGCATACTCAACTTGGTACAAGCGACCTACAAGACACAGGCAGTGAGTAGCGAAGCACCACTGGTCCCAGAGAATCAGCAACAACCCTGGCAGGCTGCAAACGAGAGGCCCGCTGTGACCCCTCTGTGAGGCACGAAGCCAACCTGGTGACCATAATCAGTCCCAAGCACAAAAAGGACAAACAACTTagcaaggattaaaaaaaagtttgtaggggtccctggctggctcagtgggaaaagcatgcaactcctgatctcagggtggtgggttcgagccccacgtgggctgtAGAAAgcacttaaataataaaacttaagaaaaaaaaaagtctgtagattttttttctcctttcaggtCAAActctttaaagacattttttatttgaaatagatTAAACAATTTCCATTTTTACCTTCCGGAGAAAATATAGTGGTCCGGGAGTCATATCTTCgagactgaaaaggaaaaacatacagTTGACTCCTACCGCCGAAAGTAAGCCCATCCCTGCAAGCCCACAAACCATCTTATGAAACAGATGCTGGCAGGCAGGGCTCAGGGTACGGGAAGAAAGCGATAAGGAAGAAGACACCACTCCAgctctttttccttccattccaaTTTTCTCATACGCGTCTACGGGTGCAAGCAATAGGATTTATGAGGCAACAACTTGCTGGCATGTGTATCAACTCACCATGTTTTCTGAACTTTGTAAAATtcctgtaaaaaaataaaataagatcattattaaaaatgaagtttacaatttaaagagcattttgtaacttaaaaaaaaaaatctgttttgttcactccCTTCCATCATCTAACATTTTCAGtgtaccaggcactatgctagatgCATACCAAATTTTGGAATACCAAAAAGGGTTGAGACCAATCCCTTTCCTGAAGAGTTTACAGTCTGGCATTCAGGTGAGGGAGGCAGAAACAGACAATTATAAGGCAATGTGGAAACAGGTGCTAAGAGCACAGTAGGAAGcaggatggggagaaaaaaatcaagaaagtatTCTttgagaaacaaatacaaaaaaacgAACCCAAGTTAGAGAGAAATGGGAGAGGCAGAAATAAGGCTAAGAACCATTAGGCCTAAGAGGAAAagtaggagaagggagaagggaagagcgGTCCAGGCAGAGGAGAAAGCCTGCTCTAAGGGCACCGAGGCAGGACAGCTCCATGGGCAAGAGACAAACTGCTCAATTTAAAAGAATCTGAAGAAGCTAGAGAGCTAAGTATACAGATGCACGCAGAGCCTTGAATGCCAAGGTAAGAGGCTGACGCTTTCTCCAGAGTGATTCAGAACCCCAACTTAGAGCAGGTGGGGGTGGTAATCTTAGATTCCCCATTCCCATTCCCGCCAAAGTCAAAATTGGGGCCCGGCGCGAATTAATGGAAATGCCAAACTTCAGATTGCAAAGTCCATTTTCCTAAATCCCGGAGCATCGGGAATCGAGACTGGCAAAATATGCTGGGATCAAGTCCTGAAGGGTCCAAGGGCCCAAGTAAAAACTGTGAATTTTATCTCCCAAGCAATGGGGCTCAACTGAAAGACTGTGGGGTTAAGAGCCACAGGAGCTGGCTGGCATTTAGAAATATCACGGCGGCTGAAGAGAGACTGAAGAAAAGGTAACCAGTTACGAGGCTGCTACAACAGGCAGGTGAAAGGTAAGGACGGCCCTGAACACAGCCTCCAGGCGCGACAACTTTCGAGTACTGACCCTCCCAAGCGACACCTCCATCCCGCCTGCGCGACTACGACCCAGCCCGgaccccggcccggcccccggccccgacGTGCGCGTGAGATCCAAGTATGGACCCCAGCAGGGCCTCTGCCCGGACGCGCGCCCCCCGCAGCCGAGCCCCACGGCGGCCGGCCGGTCGCCGAGGAGGCGGGTGCAGAGTCATGGCACCAGGGCGCCTCGGTGCCGGCTGCAGGCCGAGAGCGCTCCGCCGCGTCGCTCGTGGTCCCTGCCCGCAGGGAGAGCGGCCAGGCTTCCGCGGACAAAGGCTCACCCAGGGGCAAAGGCTCACCAGAGGGACACGCGGAAGAGTGGAGATCTACAAGGACACTCTCCTCGCGGGACACaacccgccgccgccgccgccgccgccgccgccactaCCAACTCCGAGTGGCCGCTGCCAATATGGCGCCCGCGCGTGCGCAGAGCGCCCCGAGACCCGGAAGTCCCGGGAGCGGGGCCGGCGCTGGCGGCGGGGGCGGGAGCGGGGTCCCAGCGGCTGGGCGCGCGGCCGGGCGGGCGCCGCGGCCCCGACTGGAGGAAGCGTGGCCGTCGCGaattcccctctctgagcctggcgCCCTGTTTGCAGTGTGACCGTGGGTTCCAGTTCCGCGAGATCCGCCGCAGGCCTGGGACGTGGGCTGAACGGCgccaggagcccctgggggcGCCCCTCCCGGGCGGCCGCGCACCCTCGGGGCGGAGAGGtcgcggggcggggtggggggctctgctCCGGGCGTGGGGGGCCCGGGGCGGACTCGCCCGTCCTGCCGGCTTCCTCGGTCTCTGTGACTCTGTGCTGGTTCCCTAACTAACAGCGTGTTCGGAAAATAACTGGCTGTTTTGCTTTTAAGGTCACAGTAGCAATCGTGCGGACCTGTTAATTGCTTAACTATTCCTGCCCTGTTCTCAAATGGTGCCACGCTCGGAAGACTTGACCCTGCGTCCCACCTCCCGGTCTTCCTTCCTGAATCTGTCGTCTTACTGCTGGCACAGGTGTTTCTGGACACAGAGCAAGTTCTGATAGGATTCACACCTTTGGGGGGAACTTTACCTTGGTCTCCTCAACCTTCTTCCTCGTGGAAAAGGATCCGCTGGACCACCCTAGTTAAGGCAATACCTACATCAACATGCATTTGTCTTTACTGACGCTGCCCTGTCCGTGTGTTCGTTACccgcctctcctccctgcccttttTTCCATCCAGCTTCACTTCAGCCCCTCTGTAAACCACCGATTCACGCTTTAAGTTTCTTTGTGTTACCAGGTTGACCAGACCTGGGTTCACATGTAGTCATGAGCTCTTAGTCTCCTCCAGGAAGAGGCCCAGAGGACAGCAATTTTGTCCTCTTCCTGTTGGGTGAAAAGTTAATACTGGGGGGATCttcacttttaactttttttttaacattatttttgagacagggagagacagagcatgaacaggagagggtcagagagagggagacacagaatctgaaacacgctccagactctgagctgtcagcacagagcccgatgcggggctcgaactcatggaccgcaagatcatgacctgagccgaagtcggccgcttaaccaactgagccacccaggtgcccctgggggaaTCTGCACTTTGAAGAGGAGGCTGCCTGGGAATGAGTTGTATTTTGAGGCCTTTCCTGTCATTTCTGCTTCCTGGGCACATGAGGACAGgagccaaaatgacaaaaggcCCCACCCAGACCGGTGGTGCTCTGAGGGCATCCTCAGGTGATGTTAACTAACTCAGAACCCCCGGGGATTCCTGCCACCTTAGTTCATTCTGCAGAATTAAGCAAGTGTTAGCTCAGAGTTTTAAGTGAGAGGCAGAATCTCAGGTCAACAGAAGACAGATCGGTTGAGATAAAAAGGCAGAAGGATGAGCCTGACAAGTTTGGGATGGAGCAGTTCAGTCTGGCCAGAATAAATAGGACCGAAAAGGAAGTAAAGGCAGAAAGGCATCTGAGGTCAATTTATAAGAGGCCTTCAATGCCAGAATTTTTTTCGTAAGAGGGAGGATCAAAGTGATGTTTTAGGATGGTGAAGCCCCACAATCTCCCAGCCCACGTGTTCCTCTTACAGCGTGGTGTGAATGCTTCCCATTCAGAGGTCCTGTGTCTCCTTGCCTTGAATCTGGGTGGGCCTGTGACTTACAGTGGTCAGTCATAAAAGATGATATATTTCTGCCTTGTCCTCTTGGGATGGTCATTCTTAGAATGCAGAGAGGTATTCTGCCACAAGCCGAGACGAGGTCCCAGGATTACCTGCCAGGTATGTGAGTGAAGATTGCTCCAGAAAGTTTTAGTCCCCGTGAAGTTCCCTCAACCATCAAATCTCCCTTAGTGCTCAAGTCTTCCCGACTGAGGGCCAAGCATTTGTAGAGCAGAGACAAGCCATCCCAGCGCCTGTCTGAATGTATGCCTGCAGAATCCATGAGATAATAAAATGGTTGAGATTTAAGCCTACGGTTGGGGTAAGTTCTTGGTTAAATTGTCACACGGTAGTATATGTAGCTAGAGTTGTTATCTGCCTCTAGGACGGTGGCTGTAGGTTGGAGACATTAAGGATAGGAATATCGGAACGTAGGGTTCTCTTGCAGTACAAGAGGGTTTAAGAGCCTGGACAGAAAAAGACACTGGCAAGAGCAGAGTCTCTCTTGTGCATGTGGTACTGATCCCCAAATCTAGGAATGGGTTTTCTCCTCATGGGTCGAAAGGACCAGAGACTGGCACTTGTAGAAATGCACTCATTCCAGCCGTTTATTAAGGGTGTGCTCTGAGGGTGAAATTCAAGATTCAGTTCATTTTTTCTGGTCCCTAATTTCCTGAATGTCAAGCTtgattaacaaacaaacaaaaaatgggagTGCCagtttggctcagtcagtttgatctcagggtcttaaGCTCGAGCCTCACTTTGGGAGTACAGGttactttacaaaataaatagaacaaaatctttaagaaaaatacaatgccttaaattgggaagtgtgagtgCTTTCATGTGAGTGATCTCATTTGATCCCAGCACAGTCGTGTTCACGCGCATGTGCTTGCATGGGGGGTAGGAGGAGAGGGTTGGGACCCTGGCCCTGGCTGTCTCTGAGAAAATCCCTCGTCTGAAAATGGGGattagaggtgcctggatggcttagtcggtttagcaccgacttttgctcaggtcatgatctcacaattcgtgagttcgagccccgtgctgggctctgttctgacagctccgagcctggagcctgcttcagattctgtgtctccctctctctctgcacctcccccgcttacactctgtgtgtgtgtctctctctctcaaatataaacttaaaaaaaatttatttttaatggggaTTAATCATACCACTACTTCTCTCATGGGTTTGTTATggagataaaatgagataatgcacataaaataATATGACATAGTAAGAAATACAGGTTTAGTCTTCGTCCAGGTTCTGGCACAAAGCTTCTAGAACCCTTGTAATCTCCAGAATGGTAGGGGATGAGCCCCTATCAACTACACACTAATAGGGCGACTGCAGAGGCAGGGAAGCAACAGCTATTCATATAGACTGAAAGGGACAGCTATTGAACGGGGGTTTGCATGGCAAGGGTTGTAGACTTGAGTCATCTTAGAGAACGGATAGTTAGACCCACAAGAATAAGTAAACAGACACTTAATAAATCACACTGAAGGAGACGTGCAGAGAAATCAGTGAAGGAAACTGGTATCATTAACATCAAGTATACAGTGAACGACTGTTCACcatcacattttctctctttttttaatgtttttttaatcagttttgagagtgagacagagcatgagtcggggaggggcacagagaaagagggagacacagaatccaaagcaggttccaggctccgagccgtcagcgcagagcccgacacagggctcgaaccctcatgacctgagccaaagtcg
Protein-coding regions in this window:
- the PSMA4 gene encoding proteasome subunit alpha type-4 codes for the protein MSRRYDSRTTIFSPEGRLYQVEYAMEAIGHAGTCLGILANDGVLLAAERRNIHKLLDEVFFSEKIYKLNEDMACSVAGITSDANVLTNELRLIAQRYLLQYQEPIPCEQLVTALCDIKQAYTQFGGKRPFGVSLLYIGWDKHYGFQLYQSDPSGNYGGWKATCIGNNSAAAVSMLKQDYKEGEMTLKSALALAIKVLNKTMDVSKLSAEKVEIATLTRENGKTVIRVLKQKEVEQLIKNHEEEEAKAEREKKEKEQKEKEK